A single region of the Enterococcus mundtii genome encodes:
- the rlmN gene encoding 23S rRNA (adenine(2503)-C(2))-methyltransferase RlmN has protein sequence MEKQSIYGLTNKELTAWFLEHGEKKFRASQVWEWLYQKRVTSFEEMTNLSKSLIEKLSENFEINPLKQVIVQEASDGTVKYLFELPDKNMIETVLMRQEYGLSVCVTTQVGCNIGCTFCASGLLTKNRDLTAGEIVAQIMMVQHYFDERQLGERVSHVVVMGIGEPFDNYDNVMDFLHIINDAKGLAIGARHITVSTSGLANKIKEFAENGLQVNLAISLHAPNNEVRTSMMRINRRFPIEKLMEAVDEYLEKTNRRITFEYIMLNQVNDRPEHAQQLADLLKDKKKLTYVNLIPYNPVSEHDQYSRSPKADVLKFYDVLKKNGINCVIRKEHGTDIDAACGQLRSKQMKKEKTVAK, from the coding sequence GTGGAAAAACAATCCATTTATGGTTTAACAAATAAAGAATTGACTGCTTGGTTTTTAGAACATGGTGAAAAGAAATTCCGTGCCTCACAAGTATGGGAATGGCTCTATCAAAAGCGTGTCACAAGCTTTGAAGAAATGACGAATCTTTCAAAAAGTTTGATTGAAAAACTATCAGAAAATTTTGAGATCAATCCATTGAAACAAGTGATCGTGCAAGAGGCAAGTGATGGGACAGTCAAATACTTGTTTGAGTTGCCAGATAAAAATATGATCGAAACGGTGTTGATGAGACAAGAATATGGCTTATCTGTGTGTGTAACTACACAAGTCGGATGTAATATTGGCTGTACTTTTTGTGCCAGTGGTTTATTAACGAAAAACCGAGACTTAACTGCGGGTGAGATCGTGGCTCAGATCATGATGGTCCAACATTACTTTGATGAACGTCAATTGGGGGAACGTGTATCCCATGTCGTGGTGATGGGGATCGGTGAACCGTTCGACAATTATGACAATGTCATGGATTTCTTGCATATCATCAATGATGCCAAAGGTTTAGCAATCGGTGCTCGTCACATCACAGTGTCAACTAGTGGGTTGGCAAATAAAATCAAAGAGTTTGCTGAAAATGGATTACAAGTCAACTTAGCAATTTCATTACATGCACCAAATAATGAAGTCCGTACGTCCATGATGCGCATTAATCGCCGTTTTCCAATCGAAAAATTGATGGAAGCAGTGGATGAGTACTTGGAGAAAACTAATCGCCGGATCACGTTTGAGTACATCATGCTGAATCAAGTAAATGATCGGCCAGAACATGCGCAACAACTTGCTGATCTGTTGAAAGACAAGAAAAAATTAACTTATGTCAATTTGATTCCTTACAACCCAGTAAGTGAACATGATCAATATTCAAGAAGTCCAAAAGCGGATGTATTGAAATTTTATGATGTGTTGAAAAAGAACGGCATCAATTGTGTGATTCGCAAAGAGCATGGGACAGATATTGATGCAGCTTGTGGGCAATTGCGTAGCAAACAAATGAAAAAAGAAAAAACTGTAGCAAAATAA